Proteins encoded in a region of the Thunnus maccoyii chromosome 4, fThuMac1.1, whole genome shotgun sequence genome:
- the l3mbtl1 gene encoding lethal(3)malignant brain tumor-like protein 1: protein MSAKVNMEAPPPKEPDCTPLAPSSSSPSETVLICGSDGVAKKARPQTHTTTALLLPAPVPGHQKVEVTPAVTVGDPGKGGRVTETAKPTLTAQVGGACSIVHVLEWKEGMAILPSSNLKFCVSDVGALSTLITPGTTSSTTEPAAGTSGRSNDAESAPPDKPDVSAPVGSVRGAAVQPERPVQAKPEVQVGPGQQNHDPRAQRTYTEELRREPITDKRSVGVEKVPAGGRVSSLNPDHLKPMRKRKRKEYLSPSEEDSDMEGTDEKMDDSKADGRHIRGGGDSKTEQWTWAQYLEETKAVAAPNKLFQETQRVPTVKNGFKQGMKLEGIDPQHPSMYFVLTVAEVCGYRLRLHFDGYSDCHDFWVNANSPDIHPAGWCESTGHKLHTPKGCKEEEFTWTNYLRMTKAQVAPKELFASPGRIDVKSSFEIGMKLEAVDRMNPSLICVATITDVVDDRFLVHFDNWDDTYDYWCDASSPYIHHIGWCQERNLPLTPPQDYPDQALFSWSHYLEETGSKAVAADAFKVRAAHSFQPQMKLEAVDKRSPGLIRVATVEEVETHRIKIHYDGWSHVYDEWMDSDHPDIHPAGWCEMTNHPLKVPPRDPKTHQPHGPREPPATAQSTYPSSVPCKPISHPRANKYSFHNRKCPTPGCDGSGHVTGRFTAHHCISGCPLAERNQGRLKADLSDSECKRNLFFGQRTKKTHYRGRIGRPPKYRKNQQRDYQNMSSEGVYPSLFMSALSGQSDRTLSLCWEQHCKLLPGVQGIHASQVAAWNVEEVFRFVQNLIGCEEQARLFKEEMIDGEAFLLLTQTDIVKIMSIKLGPALKISNAILMFKSTDEGLK from the exons ATGAGTGCCAAAGTCAACATGGAGGCTCCGCCACCCAAAGAACCCGATTGCACCCCTTTGGCCCCGTCCTCTTCGTCCCCCAGCGAGACCGTCCTCATCTGCGGCAGCGACGGTGTGGCCAAGAAGGCTCGACCCCAGACCCACACCACCACCGCTCTGCTCCTACCAG CTCCTGTTCCCGGCCATCAGAAGGTGGAGGTGACTCCAGCTGTTACCGTGGGAGACCCGGGTAAAGGAGGCAGGGTCACTGAGACAGCCAAGCCCACCCTGACAGCACAGGTGGGCGGGGCTTGTAGCATCGTCCACGTCCTTGAATGGAAGGAAGGGATGGCCATCCTGCCCAGCAGCAACCTCAAG tTCTGTGTGAGTGACGTAGGAGCGCTGAGCACACTGATCACCCCAGGGACCACTAGCAGCACCACTGAACCAGCAGCAGGGACTTCTGGGAGATCCAATGACGCAGAAAGCGCTCCTCCAGACAAGCCAG ATGTGTCAGCTCCTGTCGGCTCTGTGAGAGGTGCAGCTGTGCAGCCAGAGAGGCCGGTTCAGGCCAAACCTGAAGTCCAGGTTGGTCCGGGCCAACAGAACCACGATCCCAGAGCTCAGAGGACCTACACAGAAGAGCTACGCAGAGAGCCAATCACTGACAA GAGGAGTGTCGGGGTGGAGAAGGTGCCAGCTGGCGGGAGGGTCTCCTCCCTTAACCCCGATCACCTGAAACccatgaggaagaggaagaggaaggagtaCCTGAGTCCCTCTGAGGAAGACTCCGACATGGAGGGCACA gatgaGAAAATGGATGATTCTAAAGCAGACGGCAGACACATCAGAGGAG GTGGAGACAGTAAGACAGAGCAGTGGACGTGGGCCCAGTATCTGGAGGAAACCAAAGCTGTCGCTGCTCCCAACAAGCTTTTCCAAGAG ACCCAGAGAGTGCCGACAGTGAAGAACGGTTTTAAACAGGGGATGAAGCTGGAGGGCATCGACCCGCAGCATCCGTCCATGTACTTCGTCCTCACTGTGGCCGAG GTCTGCGGTTACCGGCTGCGGCTCCATTTTGACGGCTACTCTGACTGCCACGACTTCTGGGTGAATGCCAACTCACCAGACATCCACCCTGCGGGCTGGTGTGAGAGCACAGGACACAAACTGCACACTCCCAAAG GTTGTAAAGAGGAAGAGTTTACCTGGACCAACTACCTGAGAATGACTAAAGCACAAGTGGCTCCCAAAGAACTCTTTGCCAGTCCTGGGAGG ATCGATGTGAAGAGCAGTTTCGAGATAGGAATGAAGCTCGAGGCCGTCGACCGCATGAACCCCTCCCTCATCTGTGTAGCAACCATCACTGACGTGGTGGACGACCGCTTCCTGGTTCATTTTGACAACTGGGACGACACATACGACTACTG GTGTGATGCCAGCAGTCCGTACATTCACCACATTGGTTGGTGCCAGGAGAGGAACCTGCCATTAACACCACCTCAAG ATTATCCAGATCAGGCTCTGTTCTCCTGGTCTCACTACCTGGAGGAGACTGGCTCCAAGGCGGTGGCAGCTGACGCCTTTAAAGTG CGTGCAGCCCACAGCTTCCAGCCTCAGATGAAACTGGAGGCAGTGGACAAGAGGAGTCCTGGTCTGATCAGGGTGGCTAcagtggaggaggtggagactCACCGCATTAAG ATCCATTATGATGGTTGGAGTCACGTCTATGACGAGTGGATGGACTCAGATCACCCCGACATCCATCCAGCAGGCTGGTGTGAGATGACCAATCATCCGCTCAAAGTTCCCCCACGGGACCCCAAAACACACCAGCCACACG GACCGAGGGAGCCTCCTGCTACAGCCCAGTCCACCTACCCCTCCTCTGTTCCCTGTAAACCCATCAGCCACCCCAGAGCCAACAAGTACAGCTTCCACAACAG gaagtgtccGACTCCTGGTTGTGACGGCTCAGGCCACGTGACCGGCCGTTTCACCGCCCATCACTGCATATCCGGCTGCCCGTTGGCTGAGCGTAACCAGGGTAGGCTGAAGGCCGACTTGTCAGACTCGGAGTGCAAGAGGAACCTCTTCTTCGGCCAGAGGACCAAGAAGACCCATTACCGTGGCAG GATCGGTCGTCCTCCCAAATACAGGAAGAACCAGCAGAGAGACTATCAGA ACATGTCCTCAGAGGGTGTGTATCCGTCACTGTTCATGTCAGCTCTGAGCGGTCAGTCAGACAGgactctgtctctgtgctggGAGCAACACTGTAAGCTGCTGCCCGGCGTTCAGGGCATCCACGCCAGCCAGGTGGCGGCATGGAACGTGGAAGAA GTCTTCAGGTTTGTCCAGAATCTAATCGGCTGTGAAGAACAGGCTCGTCTCTTCAAAGAAGAG ATGATTGACGGGGAAGCCTTCCTGCTGCTGACTCAGACCGACATTGTGAAGATCATGAGCATCAAGCTAGGCCCCGCCCTCAAGATCTCCAACGCCATCCTCATGTTCAAGAGCACAGACGAGGGACTCAAGTGA